From Pseudoalteromonas sp. Scap06:
ATCAAGCTTTTGAGTTAGCTCACGTGCTGTACGTAAATAAACGTTAAGCTCTTTAACAACATGAATAGGCAAACGAATAGTACGGGTTTGATTCATTATTGCCCGTTCAATGGTTTGTCGTATCCACCATGTGGCATAAGTAGAAAATCGAAAACCCCGTTCAGGATCAAACTTTTCAACTGCTCGGATCAGCCCTAAGTTACCTTCTTCAATTAAATCAAGTAGAGCAAGTCCACGATTGTTGTACCTACGCGCAATTTTTACAACTAAGCGTAAGTTACTTTCAATCATACGTTTTCGGGAGGCTTCGCAGCCTTTAAGCGATTTTCGTGCAAAAAACACTTCTTCTTCTGCACTTAATAGAGGGGAAAAACCAATCTCGCCTAAGTATAACTGGGTGGCATCGAGGTTTTTAGTGACTTCTTCTTTTACAAATACATCTTCATCTTCCACTTCATCAAGTAACTTCGTTGTCTCCTCTATTTTAGAGTCGTCAAACTTATCATCAGTGGGGGTTTTCTCAGCTTTTGCTACATCAGCCATAAGACTTCTCCTGAGCAAGCTATCAATAACTTTATGATTTAGGTCTGTAGTCGTTTTACAAGCTTTTGCTGTATTAGCCATGAGCCTTCTCCAGAACAGTCAATCAACACCTTCAGTTCAGGGTAGGTACTTAGCAGGGTTAACAGCTTTTCCTCGATAACGAATTTCAAAACGAAGTGCCGTTACTGAAGACTCTGAATTACCAATTTCTGCTATTTTTTGTCCCGCCTTCACTATTTGCTTTTCTTTCACAAGTAACGTTGAGTTATGTGCATAAGCACTTAGGTAATCATCATTATGTTTCAATATGATTAAATTACCGTAACCTCTTAGCGCACTACCCGCGTAAACTACCGTTCCTTTTGCAGCGGCGAGTACAGCAGTACCCTTTTTATTAGCAATCTGTAGGCCTTTGTAACCATTTTCCTTGTTAGAAAAGCGTTTTGTTATTTTACCTTTAGCAGGCCAAAACCAACTCAACTTTTTAGCTGAAGAACCTTGAGACTGACTAATTTTTTGGTTAGCTTGTTTTTGAACATACCTACGTTTTTTCGGCTTATCAAGCTCTTTCTTTAATTTTCTGTTACTTTTTTGTAAATTAGATGACTTTTTAGCGGGCTTATTTTGGTAAGTTTTTTGTGCAACCCTTGACCTACTTGGTTCTAAAAGGGATACAACCTGACCAGGAACAATAGTGTAAGGTGATGGAATTGAATTATTTTTTGCAAGTTCTCTGAAATCTTTTCCAGCACTAAAAGCAATCGAATAAAGTGTATCGCCTTTTTGTACCGTGTACTTGCCACCGTTAATATTAATCCGTGAGGGATAGTCATTAATATTATTATTTAAACTACTTACAGGAGCAGGAACATGGCGAGACGAGCATGCACAAAGCAAAACACTAATAAATAAAGCAACATAACAGCGTATTTGTTTATTCAATGTGTTTTGCCCTCTGTTTTAACATCGTTGCATTATGGCGATTATCGCAATAATGCGTACGCAACAGCGATTAAAGCAACCACTGCCCAGCCAAGTACTTCAATATATTGACGTAATTTTTGTTCCATTTTAACTCCACCCCACTTCATTAAAGCAGATACTAAAAAGAAACGCGCGCCACGCCCAATAGCCGAGGCAATAATAAAGGGTAAAAACGCCATTTGTAATACGCCAGCGCCAATGGTAAATACCTTATAAGGAATAGGAGAAAACCCCGCTATAAATACCACCCAAACGCCATAATCTTTAAACCATGCAAGCGCCGTATTAAATTTATCTTGCCATTGCATTTGCGCAATAAAGGGCTCTACAACCGGTTCAAACAACCAAAATCCAAGTAAATAACCCAGTACGCCGCCAAGCACAGAAGCAACCGTGGCAAAGCTTGCAAATCGCCATGCCTTACTTGGTTGCGCTAGCGACATAGGCGCTAACATTACATCAGGTGGAACTGGGAAGAAAACCGACTCGGCAAAACTCATCCCTGCTAAATAGCGTTCTGCATGGCGGTGTTTAGCCCACACTAACGCCATATCGTATAACTTGGTAAACAACTTCAAAATGAATTCCTATTCAATATCACCAGGGACTAAAGGTACAAATCTTACTGGCGCAATTACATGCTCTGTAAAGTTATCGCCTTGGCGAATAACCATGGTTAATTTTTGTTCTTCCTCACCAATAGGGGCCAGTAATACGCCTCCATCAGCAAGTTGTGCGAGTAACTCGGGGGGAATGGTGGTTGCCGCAGCAGTCACGATAATGCCATCAAATGGCGCTTGTGACTGCCAGCCTTGCCAACCATCGCCATGTTTCATGGTGACATTGTACAAATCAAGCTGGTGTAATCGGCGTTTAGCTTGCCATTGTAAGGCTTTAATACGCTCTACCGAATATACCTTATCAAAGGTTTTAGCCAAAACCGCCGTTTGATAGCCCGACCCTGTGCCTATTTCTAACACCTTATGTTGTACACCGGCTAATCGCATTAGCTCGGTCATGCGCGCAACAATATAAGGCTGAGAAATAGTTTGCCCTTGCCCTATCGGTAACGCGGTATTCTGATACGCTTTATGCTTGAGTACATCATCAATAAATATATGCCGAGGAATTTGCGCAATCGCTTTTAAAACCTCTTTGTCTTCTACGCCCTCGCGCTGTAATAAGTCTGAAAGTGCTTGTGCACTGCGAGTATAATTAGCCAGCACGGTTAATCTCCAACTCGGCTAACCACTCTCCCACGGCTTTAATACTGTCTTTGGCGGTCATATCAACGCTTAACGGGGTCACTGATGCATAGCCATTATTAACCGCATAAAAGTCAGTACCTTCACCGGCGTCGCTTTCAAGCCCTAGCGATCCATACCAAAAAATATCGCGTCCCCATGGATCGGTTTGCTTGGTCATAGTTTCTGCTTTGTGACGAGCCCCTAAACGAGTTACCTGAACGCCTTTAAGCTCAGAGAGCGGAATATCGGGAACATTAATATTAATGATCTGATCTTTGGGCAACGGATGTGAAGCAAGCCCTTTAATAATATTTACAGTAACGGCTGCAGCTGTTTCAAAATGCTCACCATGATGAGAGCACAAAGATACCGCAATTGCTGGTAAGCCTAAATGACGGCCTTCAGTCGCCGCAGCAACTGTACCAGAGTAAAGCGTATCATCGCCTAAATTACCGCCATGATTAATACCAGCAACAACCAAATCGGGTTTTTCATCCACTAATTGGTTAACACCTAAATGCACACAATCGGTGGGTGTACCGTTTACAGACATAAATCCGTTGTCGAGCGTTGTGGCACGCAGCGGATTCATTAGCGTTAGTGAATTACTAGCACCACTACAATTTCTATCTGGAGCAACCAGCGTTACCTCAGCAATTTGTGTTAATGCTTGATATAAAACAGCAATACCTTTGGCATTAACACCAT
This genomic window contains:
- the rpoS gene encoding RNA polymerase sigma factor RpoS gives rise to the protein MADVAKAEKTPTDDKFDDSKIEETTKLLDEVEDEDVFVKEEVTKNLDATQLYLGEIGFSPLLSAEEEVFFARKSLKGCEASRKRMIESNLRLVVKIARRYNNRGLALLDLIEEGNLGLIRAVEKFDPERGFRFSTYATWWIRQTIERAIMNQTRTIRLPIHVVKELNVYLRTARELTQKLDHEPTAEEIAESLDRPVEDVTKMLRLNEKIASVDMPIGGENDSALLDVIADEKNVGPEGEVQNNDMNTHIIDWLGELNPKQREVLARRFGLLGYEPSTLEDVGREIGLTRERVRQIQVEALRRLKDILQQEGLSTESLFEQFA
- a CDS encoding peptidoglycan DD-metalloendopeptidase family protein; the encoded protein is MNKQIRCYVALFISVLLCACSSRHVPAPVSSLNNNINDYPSRININGGKYTVQKGDTLYSIAFSAGKDFRELAKNNSIPSPYTIVPGQVVSLLEPSRSRVAQKTYQNKPAKKSSNLQKSNRKLKKELDKPKKRRYVQKQANQKISQSQGSSAKKLSWFWPAKGKITKRFSNKENGYKGLQIANKKGTAVLAAAKGTVVYAGSALRGYGNLIILKHNDDYLSAYAHNSTLLVKEKQIVKAGQKIAEIGNSESSVTALRFEIRYRGKAVNPAKYLP
- a CDS encoding YqaA family protein → MKLFTKLYDMALVWAKHRHAERYLAGMSFAESVFFPVPPDVMLAPMSLAQPSKAWRFASFATVASVLGGVLGYLLGFWLFEPVVEPFIAQMQWQDKFNTALAWFKDYGVWVVFIAGFSPIPYKVFTIGAGVLQMAFLPFIIASAIGRGARFFLVSALMKWGGVKMEQKLRQYIEVLGWAVVALIAVAYALLR
- a CDS encoding protein-L-isoaspartate(D-aspartate) O-methyltransferase; the protein is MLANYTRSAQALSDLLQREGVEDKEVLKAIAQIPRHIFIDDVLKHKAYQNTALPIGQGQTISQPYIVARMTELMRLAGVQHKVLEIGTGSGYQTAVLAKTFDKVYSVERIKALQWQAKRRLHQLDLYNVTMKHGDGWQGWQSQAPFDGIIVTAAATTIPPELLAQLADGGVLLAPIGEEEQKLTMVIRQGDNFTEHVIAPVRFVPLVPGDIE
- the surE gene encoding 5'/3'-nucleotidase SurE, which translates into the protein MKILLSNDDGVNAKGIAVLYQALTQIAEVTLVAPDRNCSGASNSLTLMNPLRATTLDNGFMSVNGTPTDCVHLGVNQLVDEKPDLVVAGINHGGNLGDDTLYSGTVAAATEGRHLGLPAIAVSLCSHHGEHFETAAAVTVNIIKGLASHPLPKDQIININVPDIPLSELKGVQVTRLGARHKAETMTKQTDPWGRDIFWYGSLGLESDAGEGTDFYAVNNGYASVTPLSVDMTAKDSIKAVGEWLAELEINRAG